The Verrucomicrobium spinosum DSM 4136 = JCM 18804 DNA segment GGTAGGTCATGACCCAGCGCACGTTGAAGACCACGGGGTGCTCCTCGTGCACGTTGTTCATCAGGAAGATGCGGTTGGCCAGGCCAGACAGGAGTTTTTCCATGTCGGAGCGGTCGAACTTGGCGTTCTGTGAGGAGGCCGCGCCTTCCAGCCCATCCAGCACTCGGGCCTTGTCGCGTTCTGTCTGCAGGCGGCCGAGCCACCAGGTGCCGATGTTGGAGAGTGCCTTGTAATCCAGATCCACAGGGTTCTGGGTGGCCAGCAGGATGCCCAAGCCGAAAGCACGGGCCTGCTTGAGCAGGATCATCATGGGCTTCTTGGACGGTGGGTTGGCCGTGGGGGGCAGGTAGCCGAAGATTTCGTCCATGTAGAGCATGGCCCGCAGGCTGGTGGTGCCAGACTGCGCCCGCATCCAGCCCAGGGTCTGGTTGAGCAGCAGGCTTACGAAGAACATGCGCTGCGCGTCGCTGAGGTGGGCGATGCTGAAGATGCTGACGCGAGGCTTGCCCTCGGGCGTGTAGAGCATGCTCTGAATATTGAGCGGCACCCCTTCCAGCCAGCTTGCAAAGCTGGGCGAGGCGAGGAGGTTGTTCAACTTCATCGCCAGGTCCGTGCGTTTTTTCTCGGGAAGGAACTCGTCCACGGTCATCACCCCCACCTTCTGGAAAGGGGGCTGCTGGGCGAGTTGCACCAGGTTTTCCAGCGTCAGGTTCTGCCCCTTGGCCCAGCAATGGGAAAAGATGTTTGCCAGGAGAATGTGCTCCGGGGACTGCATGGGGTCGCCTTCCACGCCAGCCAGGCTGAGCAGGCTGGTGGCGCAGCTCTCCACCCGCTCGTGAAATATTTCCTCGTCCTCCAGCACCTCTGCGGGCGGGGCCTCCAGGGAGGCGATGATGGAGACGGGAATGCCGGCGCTGCTGCCAGGCGTGAAGACCGTGATGTCCACGTTGTCCCGTAGTTTCCTGATCCGCTCTGCGCTCTGGCCCCATTCACCCAGGCCCTTCTTCCACATTGCGGACTGGCTCTCTGCGTACTCGGCGGTGCTCTGGCCCTTCTTGCGGGCATCCTCCTCGTTCACCCAGGGTTCGAAGTCGGCCCCGGCCAGGTCCGGGAAGGTGAGCAGGAAGTTCGCGATGTCGCCCTTGGGATCAATGGCGATGATAGGAATGCCGTCCATGGCGGCCTCTTCCAGCACTGCGAGGCAGAGACCCGTCTTTCCGGAGCCCGTCATGCCCAGCACAACGCCGTGAGTCA contains these protein-coding regions:
- a CDS encoding helicase HerA domain-containing protein, which translates into the protein MEIKPEIYEQPGTFYLGRTYDPASSKLEDDLVLYDSKDLVTHGVVLGMTGSGKTGLCLAVLEEAAMDGIPIIAIDPKGDIANFLLTFPDLAGADFEPWVNEEDARKKGQSTAEYAESQSAMWKKGLGEWGQSAERIRKLRDNVDITVFTPGSSAGIPVSIIASLEAPPAEVLEDEEIFHERVESCATSLLSLAGVEGDPMQSPEHILLANIFSHCWAKGQNLTLENLVQLAQQPPFQKVGVMTVDEFLPEKKRTDLAMKLNNLLASPSFASWLEGVPLNIQSMLYTPEGKPRVSIFSIAHLSDAQRMFFVSLLLNQTLGWMRAQSGTTSLRAMLYMDEIFGYLPPTANPPSKKPMMILLKQARAFGLGILLATQNPVDLDYKALSNIGTWWLGRLQTERDKARVLDGLEGAASSQNAKFDRSDMEKLLSGLANRIFLMNNVHEEHPVVFNVRWVMTYLRGPLGRNQIKQLMDPKRAEFATTARISSSASSRNPRATRSTTPTEDSGFLPPGGDDGEENMPVGSSIRPKLPDGVAEYFKADGGGARYTPALLRSATVQFNDTKKKINGRLTVTVANEIDAAKAKVLWDKFLELPKDLDLATLQTEPDESLAFGELPSVAQKAATYKAISKDFINWVYSNEVFELLYSPLLDAYSKFGEAAADFRVRVDQTARELRDQAVEDLRARMTKQAKAIQEKMARAQQKLETQKAQASSAKLSTVMQIGSGLLGALFGRKGSAFSSTTVNKVGSAWRESKEASAAEDEVERYDQELRELDKQLTDEIQKIRDQYDPTALVFETVQLNPLKKNITPSAVGILWVAE